A window of Haloarcula sp. H-GB4 contains these coding sequences:
- a CDS encoding NADH-quinone oxidoreductase subunit N, translating to MVALPDWMALAPALSLGLASLVLLLADSINPDSTNTGLLAGISVLGSLLSFGFAGWFITAGTGIADSTGVALFNNQLVVDQMALFFMAIVGSVTTLVVLASYDYIAEHSYQAEFFALVLLSATGMSLLSATNSLATAFVALELVSLPSYALVAFLKENKGSVEAGLKYFLIGAVSSAVLAYGISLVYAATGVLRFDGVATAISSGTVQTIVDGSIQAQSGDPAVPMAILGVGILMIIGGVAFKTASVPFHFWAPEAYEGAPAPISAFLSSASKAAGFVLAFRAFAVAFPIGDLLAAGGAINWVMAFQILAIATMFIGNFAAATQETVKRMLAYSSIGHAGYVLIGLAAVSSSGEGLSFSMSAGMSHLLVYGFMNTGAFLFIALAEYWGVGRRFEDYNGLGREAPVACAAMTVFLFSLAGLPIGGGFFSKFYLFQATLNVSAWSLAAALIINSALSLYYYSRVVKAMWIEEPTGSRTIESYPMGLYTAVVGAAIVTVLLVPGFNRVSEIAFQAAQLL from the coding sequence ATGGTCGCACTCCCTGACTGGATGGCGCTCGCCCCGGCGCTCTCGCTGGGCCTCGCCTCCTTAGTGCTGCTGCTAGCGGACTCGATTAACCCGGACTCGACGAACACGGGGCTGCTGGCCGGTATCTCGGTGCTCGGCTCCCTGCTTTCCTTCGGGTTCGCCGGGTGGTTCATCACCGCCGGAACCGGGATCGCCGATAGCACTGGCGTCGCACTGTTCAACAACCAGCTCGTCGTCGATCAGATGGCCCTGTTCTTCATGGCCATCGTCGGTAGCGTCACGACGCTGGTCGTGCTCGCGAGCTACGACTACATCGCTGAACACAGCTACCAGGCCGAGTTCTTCGCACTGGTCCTGCTGTCCGCGACTGGGATGAGTCTCCTTAGTGCGACCAACAGCCTGGCAACGGCCTTTGTCGCACTCGAACTGGTGTCACTGCCGTCCTACGCGCTCGTTGCCTTCCTCAAGGAGAACAAGGGAAGCGTTGAGGCGGGGCTGAAGTACTTCCTCATCGGCGCAGTGTCCTCGGCGGTGCTGGCTTACGGTATCTCGCTGGTGTACGCTGCGACCGGTGTGCTTCGATTTGACGGCGTCGCGACGGCTATTTCCAGTGGCACGGTCCAGACCATCGTCGACGGGTCGATACAGGCCCAGTCCGGTGACCCTGCCGTCCCGATGGCTATCCTCGGCGTCGGTATCCTGATGATTATCGGCGGCGTCGCATTCAAGACCGCCTCCGTGCCGTTCCACTTCTGGGCCCCCGAGGCATACGAGGGCGCACCAGCGCCAATCTCGGCGTTCCTCTCCTCGGCGTCGAAGGCCGCCGGCTTCGTGCTGGCGTTCCGCGCGTTCGCCGTTGCGTTCCCCATCGGTGACCTGCTCGCCGCCGGCGGGGCGATCAACTGGGTGATGGCGTTCCAGATCCTCGCCATCGCGACGATGTTCATCGGGAACTTCGCCGCTGCGACTCAGGAGACGGTCAAGCGAATGCTGGCTTACTCCAGTATTGGCCACGCTGGCTACGTCCTCATCGGACTCGCCGCCGTGTCCAGCTCCGGCGAAGGGCTGAGTTTCAGCATGAGTGCGGGGATGTCCCACTTGCTCGTCTACGGCTTCATGAACACGGGCGCATTCCTGTTCATTGCGCTGGCCGAGTACTGGGGCGTCGGTCGCCGCTTCGAGGACTACAACGGCCTCGGCAGGGAAGCGCCGGTCGCCTGCGCGGCGATGACGGTGTTCCTGTTCAGCCTCGCTGGCCTGCCGATCGGCGGCGGGTTCTTCTCGAAGTTCTACCTGTTCCAGGCAACGCTCAACGTCAGCGCGTGGTCACTGGCCGCCGCGCTCATCATCAACAGCGCGCTTAGCCTGTACTACTACTCTCGCGTCGTCAAGGCGATGTGGATCGAGGAACCGACCGGCAGCCGGACCATCGAGTCGTACCCGATGGGGCTGTACACCGCTGTGGTGGGTGCCGCCATCGTGACGGTGCTACTCGTCCCCGGTTTCAACCGCGTCTCCGAAATCGCGTTCCAGGCCGCACAGTTGCTGTAA
- a CDS encoding MBL fold metallo-hydrolase, producing the protein MFTRVSIPTPFQVGPVNAYIARRTIVDPGPDSEEAWSRLVEALEARELSPDDIEQVLVTHPHPDHFGMANRFAERGARIVASEPGAEIMRDFAAQLHTEQSYFADFFERCGVSRETAETVTQLPEAFLPYAQSVDTDRSLAAGDTVTVDDTELMVDTVQGHSAGEIIFSYDFQGRREAVVGDNVLADITPNPFLQVPDESGARPKVLPAFNDSLRWLREQGHDRFLTGHREPVESPQERIDDILAEHDQRTAEVADIVSGGATTPSDVMTALFGDLPATEYFAGMSEAVGHLDVLEVTDRVKKRESGGVFVYESA; encoded by the coding sequence ATGTTCACACGGGTGTCAATTCCGACGCCGTTTCAGGTCGGGCCGGTCAATGCATACATTGCGCGACGAACTATCGTCGATCCGGGCCCCGACAGCGAGGAAGCGTGGTCGCGTCTGGTCGAAGCGCTTGAAGCGCGGGAGCTGTCTCCGGATGACATTGAGCAGGTGCTAGTCACACACCCGCATCCGGACCATTTCGGCATGGCGAACCGGTTCGCCGAGCGGGGGGCTCGTATCGTCGCCAGCGAACCGGGAGCAGAAATCATGCGCGATTTTGCGGCACAACTACACACCGAACAGTCCTACTTCGCGGATTTCTTCGAGCGGTGTGGTGTCTCACGCGAGACTGCCGAAACGGTCACACAGCTACCGGAAGCCTTCCTGCCCTACGCCCAGAGCGTCGACACCGACCGCTCGCTCGCAGCTGGTGATACCGTCACCGTCGACGATACAGAACTCATGGTCGACACCGTGCAAGGCCACTCTGCGGGCGAAATCATCTTCTCGTATGACTTTCAGGGCCGCCGTGAAGCGGTCGTCGGCGACAACGTGCTAGCTGATATCACGCCCAATCCATTCCTTCAGGTGCCCGACGAAAGCGGGGCGCGCCCGAAGGTATTACCGGCATTTAATGACTCGCTGCGATGGCTCCGCGAGCAGGGCCACGACCGTTTTCTCACTGGTCACCGCGAGCCCGTTGAATCACCGCAGGAACGCATTGACGATATCCTCGCGGAACACGACCAGCGCACCGCGGAGGTCGCCGACATCGTTTCCGGCGGGGCGACGACGCCGAGCGACGTGATGACTGCGCTGTTCGGCGACTTGCCTGCAACGGAGTATTTCGCCGGGATGAGCGAGGCTGTCGGCCACTTGGACGTACTCGAAGTCACTGATCGTGTTAAAAAACGCGAGAGCGGCGGCGTGTTCGTTTACGAGTCAGCGTAA
- a CDS encoding pirin family protein, translating into MTESESQASADGPLSGEMVRHGTGVNSNRAFPMESYPSNLDPFVLFEQFYIDPDKGFPMHPHRGFEIVSYMIEGGMEHEDSLGVANTAYENDAMRITAGSGIRHSEFPADGQACTGLQLWVNLPQAEKDADPDYVDATSDTLPTAEQDGATVTTVIGEGSPISLHTPMEYLDVAVADAWTWSVPEGWSGFLYGVAGSGTVEGYSFTDGDVLPITDARSVALRSDDSLRVVAVSGRPHGEPIRQRGPYVL; encoded by the coding sequence ATGACCGAAAGTGAGTCGCAGGCGTCGGCTGACGGGCCGCTATCCGGAGAGATGGTCCGGCATGGGACGGGCGTGAATTCGAACCGTGCGTTTCCAATGGAGAGCTATCCGTCCAATCTGGACCCGTTTGTCCTGTTCGAGCAGTTCTACATCGACCCCGACAAGGGGTTCCCGATGCACCCGCACCGCGGGTTCGAGATCGTCTCGTACATGATCGAGGGTGGAATGGAACACGAAGACTCTCTGGGCGTTGCAAACACCGCATACGAGAACGACGCGATGCGTATCACGGCCGGCAGTGGGATACGTCACTCCGAATTCCCCGCCGACGGGCAGGCTTGTACCGGACTCCAGCTCTGGGTGAATCTGCCGCAGGCGGAGAAGGACGCTGACCCGGACTACGTCGACGCGACATCCGACACGCTGCCGACGGCGGAACAGGATGGCGCGACGGTCACGACAGTCATCGGCGAGGGCTCACCGATCAGCCTCCATACGCCGATGGAGTATCTTGATGTCGCTGTGGCCGACGCGTGGACGTGGTCGGTTCCGGAGGGGTGGTCTGGGTTCCTCTACGGTGTCGCGGGTAGCGGGACGGTTGAGGGGTATTCGTTCACTGACGGTGATGTCCTGCCGATCACTGACGCGCGGTCAGTGGCACTCCGAAGTGATGACTCACTCCGTGTCGTCGCCGTCTCGGGTCGCCCGCACGGCGAGCCGATTCGACAGCGCGGCCCGTACGTTCTATAG